A genomic region of Gossypium hirsutum isolate 1008001.06 chromosome D01, Gossypium_hirsutum_v2.1, whole genome shotgun sequence contains the following coding sequences:
- the LOC107922030 gene encoding uncharacterized protein isoform X1, whose product MPGLAQRNEQYNNASFGFWSKQNDVVSYNQLQKFWSELSMQARQKLLRIDKQTLFERARKNIYCSRCNGLLLEGFLQIVMYGKSLQQEGVAGNLHYNRSGASKKGTGGGLNLTNGTQDEIQDPSVHPWGGLTTTRNGSLTLLDCYLCPKSFKGLQNVFDSARARERERELLYPDACGGGGRGWISQGIASYGRGHGTRETCALHTARLSCDTLVDFWSALGEETRQSLLRMKEEDFIERLMYRFDSKRFCRDCRRNVIREFKELKELKRMRREPRCTSWFCVADTAFLYEVSHDTVKADWRQTFADTIGTYHHFEWAVGTGEGKSDIREFENVGMNGSVRVRGLDLDGLSSCYITLRAWKLDGRCSELSVKAHALKGQQCVHCRLVVGDGYVTITRGENIRRFFEHAEEVEEEEDDDSMDKDGNEIDGECFRPQKHAKSPELAREFLLDAATVIFKEQVEKAFREGTARQNAHSIFVCLAIKLLEERIHVACKEIITLEKQMKLLEEEEKEKREEEEQRERKRTKEREKKLRRKERLKGKEREREKKCADSSVTPDFSKEVSSPNTKVEENISINCRDSVCETSDIIVSTLGSPDDQGEQFLDGHLASSLQNHSFDGPDGEGTKVKDGNGSFPTEQSKFSRRRLKFCKDGQFDTSLKWSDRRRFPVVSESAPVNRSEARYKSENFEAPSRSINGPNKQLRINSAKSNGRNCDVKYPEKFQCPNSRSDRYDIYSCSCGQHNEYRAKIEPYVSVTGVGQEAKAVSKSKSALDMSKQVYRGNKYNQQEYMHEDCGRLKNKIIAGNNPSSRDSLNSNKVWEPTEVQRNYPRTNSDTDITLRSSTYNKGAGLDNDFVKSSGETCTSEASVNFGEIGHEHSKVNTSSTSLATNENCDVEAQDKCSSLNAASEDVEVRPNRNSTLNEISHSMISSSSSSDNCYSCFSEGDSNTCSSNNGNLESSSSDSEEASQQSDGRDTSICVQNGFSECQVKGIDKKEDVNGSVALESEALFGHSPDGRDSSVCIQDGFSECQVKGIEKKQDVNGEVALEYQALFGHSPDCRGNKVSGNPLTTVAISDNEKSTAVMSSQHQGTFTSVHNQPIQFPVYQAPSTMGYYHQNPVSWSATPANGLMPFPPNPYFYTGPLGYDLNGNSRLCMPYGTLQHFATPLFNPGPVPVYQPVSKANGLYAEDQLQIPKPVTRKEDAFTEVNSEMFAPGRLHTTEQAANGEGRQNDVSTKPHTEDTSFSLFHFGGPVALSTACKSNPAPLKEEIAGEFSSQFSAYHVENDHACNKKETTIEEYSLFAASNGIRFSFF is encoded by the exons ATGCCAGGATTAGCGCAAAGGAATGAGCAATATAATAATGCCTCATTTGGGTTTTGGTCTAAGCAAAATGACGTTGTTAGCTACAATCAGCTCCAGAAG TTCTGGAGTGAGCTGTCAATGCAAGCTCGGCAGAAGCTCCTTAGAATTGATAAACAAACACTCTTTGAGCGAGCTCGCAAGAACATTTACTGCTCCAGATGTAATGGGCTGTTGCTTGAAGGTTTTTTGCAGATTGTCATGTATGGAAAATCCTTGCAGCAGGAGGGAGTAGCTGGTAACCTTCATTACAACAGGTCAGGAGCCTCAAAAAAGGGAACTGGTGGCGGATTGAATTTGACAAACGGGACACAAGATGAAATTCAAGATCCATCTGTCCATCCTTGGGGAGGTTTGACAACGACTCGCAATGGTTCACTGACACTTCTTGACTGCTATTTGTGCCCAAAGTCATTTAAGGGTCTACAAAAT GTGTTTGATAGTGCACGTGCAAGGGAGCGGGAGCGTGAATTGCTTTATCCTGATGCTTGTGGTGGGGGAGGTCGGGGTTGGATAAGCCAAGGAATTGCTAGTTATGGAAGAGGACATGGAACAAGAGAAACATGTGCACTGCACACTGCCAGGCTTTCTTGTGACACCTTGGTGGATTTCTGGTCAGCTCTTGGAGAAGAAACTCGGCAATCTCTTTTAAGAATGAAGGAAGAAGATTTTATTGAGAGGCTTATGTACAG GTTTGACAGCAAGAGGTTTTGCAGAGATTGCAGAAGAAACGTTATCCGTGAGTTCAAGGAGCTGAAGGAGCTAAAACGCATGCGTAGAGAACCTCGATGCACTAGTTGGTTTTGTGTTGCAGATACAGCTTTTCTGTATGAG GTATCTCATGACACAGTCAAGGCTGATTGGCGCCAAACTTTTGCTGACACTATTGGAACTTACCATCATTTTGAATGGGCAGTTGGAACTGGGGAAGGAAAATCAGATATTAGGGAATTTGAAAATGTTGGCATGAATGGAAGTGTTCGAGTCCGTGGTTTGGATCTTGATGGCTTGAGTTCGTGTTATATTACCCTGAGGGCCTGGAAATTGGATGGCCGCTGCTCTGAACTTTCTGTAAAAGCCCATGCACTTAAGGGCCAACAATGTGTGCATTGCAGGCTTGTAGTTGGAGATGGTTATGTCACAATCACAAGAGGTGAAAATATTAGAAGGTTTTTTGAGCATGCTGAAGAGGTCGAGGAAGAAGAG GATGATGATTCCATGGACAAGGATGGAAATGAGATCGATGGTGAATGCTTCCGTCCTCAAAAGCATGCGAAGAGTCCTGAACTTGCTCGAGAGTTTCTTCTTGATGCTGCTACTGTTATATTTAAGGAACAG GTTGAAAAGGCTTTTAGGGAAGGAACAGCACGCCAGAATGCACACAGTATCTTTGTTTGCCTTGCAATAAAGCTGCTGGAAGAACGAATTCATGTTGCATGCAAGGAAATTATTACGTTGGAAAAGCAG ATGAAGCTTCTcgaagaagaagagaaggaaaagcGTGAAGAAGAAGAACAAAGGGAGAGGAAAAGAACAAAAGAACGAGAGAAAAAGCTCAGGAGAAAGGAGAGactgaaaggaaaagaaagagagagagagaaaaaatgtGCGGACTCAAGCGTTACTCCTGATTTCTCAAAGGAAGTATCTTCACCCAATACTAAGGTTGAAGAAAATATTTCTATTAATTGCAGAGACTCGGTGTGCGAGACGAGTGATATAATTGTGTCTACACTTGGTTCTCCAGATGATCAAGGAGAACAGTTTTTAGATGGGCATTTGGCATCAAGTTTGCAAAATCACTCATTTGATGGTCCTGATGGAGAAGGTACAAAGGTAAAAGATGGGAATGGCTCTTTTCCAACAGAACAATCAAAATTTTCTCGACGGAGATTGAAATTTTGCAAGGATGGTCAATTTGATACATCTCTGAAATGGTCCGATCGGCGTCGATTTCCTGTTGTGTCAGAAAGTGCTCCTGTTAATAGATCTGAAGCTAGATATAAAAGTGAAAACTTTGAGGCTCCTTCAAGGAGCATCAATGGACCAAATAAGCAATTAAGGATAAACAGTGCAAAGTCCAATGGTCGGAATTGTGATGTTAAGTATCCTGAAAAGTTTCAGTGTCCAAACAGCCGGAGTGACAGATATGACATCTACTCTTGCAGCTGCGGCCAACACAACGAGTACAGAGCCAAAATTGAGCCATATGTTTCTGTGACAGGAGTAGGCCAAGAAGCCAAGGCTGTAAGCAAGTCAAAATCTGCATTAGATATGTCCAAGCAAGTCTATCGTGGTAACAAGTATAATCAACAAGAGTACATGCATGAAGACTGTGGAaggctaaaaaataaaattattgcaggAAACAATCCTTCCAGTCGAGATTCACTTAATTCCAATAAAGTTTGGGAGCCCACAGAAGTCCAGAGAAATTACCCCCGGACCAACTCTGATACGGATATTACTCTGAGGTCATCTACTTACAACAAAGGAGCTGGACTTGATAATGACTTTGTTAAGTCATCCGGTGAGACATGCACAAGTGAAGCTAGTGTAAATTTTGGTGAAATCGGTCATGAGCATAGCAAGGTTAACACATCAAGCACCAGCCTTGCAACAAATGAGAACTGTGATGTTGAAGCACAGGATAAATGCTCTTCACTGAATGCTGCATCCGAGGATGTTGAAGTTCGTCCTAATAGAAACTCTACCTTGAATGAAATTTCTCATTCTATGATAAGCAGCAGTTCTAGTTCTGATAACTGCTATTCATGCTTTAGTGAAGGAGATAGCAATACCTGCTCTTCAAATAATGGAAACTTAGAATCTTCATCATCAGATTCTGAAGAGGCCAGTCAACAATCAGATGGGAGAGATACTTCAATCTGCGTTCAAAATGGTTTCTCTGAGTGTCAGGTGAAGGGAATTGATAAAAAAGAGGATGTCAATGGAAGCGTTGCTTTGGAAAGCGAGGCATTGTTTGGACATTCACCTGATGGGAGAGATTCTTCAGTCTGCATTCAAGATGGCTTCTCCGAGTGTCAGGTTAAAGGAATCGAAAAAAAACAGGATGTCAATGGGGAGGTTGCTTTGGAATACCAGGCATTGTTTGGGCATTCACCAGACTGTAGAGGTAACAAAGTTTCTGGAAATCCACTGACAACTGTTGCAATTTCAGATAATGAAAAATCGACTGCTGTTATGAGTTCTCAACATCAAGGCACGTTTACATCAGTCCATAACCAACCTATACAGTTCCCAGTATATCAAGCTCCTTCAACCATGGGTTACTACCATCAGAACCCCGTTTCTTGGTCAGCAACACCAGCCAATGGATTAATGCCTTTCCCTCCAAACCCCTATTTTTATACTGGCCCTCTTGGCTATGATTTAAATGGGAACTCACGTTTATGCATGCCATATGGCACTCTGCAGCATTTTGCTACCCCTCTGTTTAATCCTGGCCCCGTTCCGGTCTATCAGCCAGTTTCAAAGGCCAATGGTTTGTATGCAGAGGATCAACTACAGATTCCGAAGCCGGTTACAAGGAAAGAAGATGCTTTTACCGAAGTTAATTCTGAGATGTTTGCCCCTGGCAGGCTGCATACGACTGAACAAGCAGCAAATGGAGAAGGTAGGCAAAATGATGTCTCTACCAAACCACACACAGAGGACACTAGCTTTTCCTTGTTCCATTTCGGTGGGCCGGTGGCTCTTTCAACTGCATGCAAATCCAATCCTGCCCCCCTGAAAGAAGAGATCGCCGGGGaattttcttctcaattttcaGCTTATCATGTCGAAAACGACCATGCTTGCAATAAAAAGGAGACCACTATCGAAGAGTACAGTTTGTTTGCGGCAAGTAACGGAATAAGGTTTTCATTCTTCTAA
- the LOC107922030 gene encoding uncharacterized protein isoform X2, producing MPGLAQRNEQYNNASFGFWSKQNDVVSYNQLQKFWSELSMQARQKLLRIDKQTLFERARKNIYCSRCNGLLLEGFLQIVMYGKSLQQEGVAGNLHYNRSGASKKGTGGGLNLTNGTQDEIQDPSVHPWGGLTTTRNGSLTLLDCYLCPKSFKGLQNVFDSARARERERELLYPDACGGGGRGWISQGIASYGRGHGTRETCALHTARLSCDTLVDFWSALGEETRQSLLRMKEEDFIERLMYRDCRRNVIREFKELKELKRMRREPRCTSWFCVADTAFLYEVSHDTVKADWRQTFADTIGTYHHFEWAVGTGEGKSDIREFENVGMNGSVRVRGLDLDGLSSCYITLRAWKLDGRCSELSVKAHALKGQQCVHCRLVVGDGYVTITRGENIRRFFEHAEEVEEEEDDDSMDKDGNEIDGECFRPQKHAKSPELAREFLLDAATVIFKEQVEKAFREGTARQNAHSIFVCLAIKLLEERIHVACKEIITLEKQMKLLEEEEKEKREEEEQRERKRTKEREKKLRRKERLKGKEREREKKCADSSVTPDFSKEVSSPNTKVEENISINCRDSVCETSDIIVSTLGSPDDQGEQFLDGHLASSLQNHSFDGPDGEGTKVKDGNGSFPTEQSKFSRRRLKFCKDGQFDTSLKWSDRRRFPVVSESAPVNRSEARYKSENFEAPSRSINGPNKQLRINSAKSNGRNCDVKYPEKFQCPNSRSDRYDIYSCSCGQHNEYRAKIEPYVSVTGVGQEAKAVSKSKSALDMSKQVYRGNKYNQQEYMHEDCGRLKNKIIAGNNPSSRDSLNSNKVWEPTEVQRNYPRTNSDTDITLRSSTYNKGAGLDNDFVKSSGETCTSEASVNFGEIGHEHSKVNTSSTSLATNENCDVEAQDKCSSLNAASEDVEVRPNRNSTLNEISHSMISSSSSSDNCYSCFSEGDSNTCSSNNGNLESSSSDSEEASQQSDGRDTSICVQNGFSECQVKGIDKKEDVNGSVALESEALFGHSPDGRDSSVCIQDGFSECQVKGIEKKQDVNGEVALEYQALFGHSPDCRGNKVSGNPLTTVAISDNEKSTAVMSSQHQGTFTSVHNQPIQFPVYQAPSTMGYYHQNPVSWSATPANGLMPFPPNPYFYTGPLGYDLNGNSRLCMPYGTLQHFATPLFNPGPVPVYQPVSKANGLYAEDQLQIPKPVTRKEDAFTEVNSEMFAPGRLHTTEQAANGEGRQNDVSTKPHTEDTSFSLFHFGGPVALSTACKSNPAPLKEEIAGEFSSQFSAYHVENDHACNKKETTIEEYSLFAASNGIRFSFF from the exons ATGCCAGGATTAGCGCAAAGGAATGAGCAATATAATAATGCCTCATTTGGGTTTTGGTCTAAGCAAAATGACGTTGTTAGCTACAATCAGCTCCAGAAG TTCTGGAGTGAGCTGTCAATGCAAGCTCGGCAGAAGCTCCTTAGAATTGATAAACAAACACTCTTTGAGCGAGCTCGCAAGAACATTTACTGCTCCAGATGTAATGGGCTGTTGCTTGAAGGTTTTTTGCAGATTGTCATGTATGGAAAATCCTTGCAGCAGGAGGGAGTAGCTGGTAACCTTCATTACAACAGGTCAGGAGCCTCAAAAAAGGGAACTGGTGGCGGATTGAATTTGACAAACGGGACACAAGATGAAATTCAAGATCCATCTGTCCATCCTTGGGGAGGTTTGACAACGACTCGCAATGGTTCACTGACACTTCTTGACTGCTATTTGTGCCCAAAGTCATTTAAGGGTCTACAAAAT GTGTTTGATAGTGCACGTGCAAGGGAGCGGGAGCGTGAATTGCTTTATCCTGATGCTTGTGGTGGGGGAGGTCGGGGTTGGATAAGCCAAGGAATTGCTAGTTATGGAAGAGGACATGGAACAAGAGAAACATGTGCACTGCACACTGCCAGGCTTTCTTGTGACACCTTGGTGGATTTCTGGTCAGCTCTTGGAGAAGAAACTCGGCAATCTCTTTTAAGAATGAAGGAAGAAGATTTTATTGAGAGGCTTATGTACAG AGATTGCAGAAGAAACGTTATCCGTGAGTTCAAGGAGCTGAAGGAGCTAAAACGCATGCGTAGAGAACCTCGATGCACTAGTTGGTTTTGTGTTGCAGATACAGCTTTTCTGTATGAG GTATCTCATGACACAGTCAAGGCTGATTGGCGCCAAACTTTTGCTGACACTATTGGAACTTACCATCATTTTGAATGGGCAGTTGGAACTGGGGAAGGAAAATCAGATATTAGGGAATTTGAAAATGTTGGCATGAATGGAAGTGTTCGAGTCCGTGGTTTGGATCTTGATGGCTTGAGTTCGTGTTATATTACCCTGAGGGCCTGGAAATTGGATGGCCGCTGCTCTGAACTTTCTGTAAAAGCCCATGCACTTAAGGGCCAACAATGTGTGCATTGCAGGCTTGTAGTTGGAGATGGTTATGTCACAATCACAAGAGGTGAAAATATTAGAAGGTTTTTTGAGCATGCTGAAGAGGTCGAGGAAGAAGAG GATGATGATTCCATGGACAAGGATGGAAATGAGATCGATGGTGAATGCTTCCGTCCTCAAAAGCATGCGAAGAGTCCTGAACTTGCTCGAGAGTTTCTTCTTGATGCTGCTACTGTTATATTTAAGGAACAG GTTGAAAAGGCTTTTAGGGAAGGAACAGCACGCCAGAATGCACACAGTATCTTTGTTTGCCTTGCAATAAAGCTGCTGGAAGAACGAATTCATGTTGCATGCAAGGAAATTATTACGTTGGAAAAGCAG ATGAAGCTTCTcgaagaagaagagaaggaaaagcGTGAAGAAGAAGAACAAAGGGAGAGGAAAAGAACAAAAGAACGAGAGAAAAAGCTCAGGAGAAAGGAGAGactgaaaggaaaagaaagagagagagagaaaaaatgtGCGGACTCAAGCGTTACTCCTGATTTCTCAAAGGAAGTATCTTCACCCAATACTAAGGTTGAAGAAAATATTTCTATTAATTGCAGAGACTCGGTGTGCGAGACGAGTGATATAATTGTGTCTACACTTGGTTCTCCAGATGATCAAGGAGAACAGTTTTTAGATGGGCATTTGGCATCAAGTTTGCAAAATCACTCATTTGATGGTCCTGATGGAGAAGGTACAAAGGTAAAAGATGGGAATGGCTCTTTTCCAACAGAACAATCAAAATTTTCTCGACGGAGATTGAAATTTTGCAAGGATGGTCAATTTGATACATCTCTGAAATGGTCCGATCGGCGTCGATTTCCTGTTGTGTCAGAAAGTGCTCCTGTTAATAGATCTGAAGCTAGATATAAAAGTGAAAACTTTGAGGCTCCTTCAAGGAGCATCAATGGACCAAATAAGCAATTAAGGATAAACAGTGCAAAGTCCAATGGTCGGAATTGTGATGTTAAGTATCCTGAAAAGTTTCAGTGTCCAAACAGCCGGAGTGACAGATATGACATCTACTCTTGCAGCTGCGGCCAACACAACGAGTACAGAGCCAAAATTGAGCCATATGTTTCTGTGACAGGAGTAGGCCAAGAAGCCAAGGCTGTAAGCAAGTCAAAATCTGCATTAGATATGTCCAAGCAAGTCTATCGTGGTAACAAGTATAATCAACAAGAGTACATGCATGAAGACTGTGGAaggctaaaaaataaaattattgcaggAAACAATCCTTCCAGTCGAGATTCACTTAATTCCAATAAAGTTTGGGAGCCCACAGAAGTCCAGAGAAATTACCCCCGGACCAACTCTGATACGGATATTACTCTGAGGTCATCTACTTACAACAAAGGAGCTGGACTTGATAATGACTTTGTTAAGTCATCCGGTGAGACATGCACAAGTGAAGCTAGTGTAAATTTTGGTGAAATCGGTCATGAGCATAGCAAGGTTAACACATCAAGCACCAGCCTTGCAACAAATGAGAACTGTGATGTTGAAGCACAGGATAAATGCTCTTCACTGAATGCTGCATCCGAGGATGTTGAAGTTCGTCCTAATAGAAACTCTACCTTGAATGAAATTTCTCATTCTATGATAAGCAGCAGTTCTAGTTCTGATAACTGCTATTCATGCTTTAGTGAAGGAGATAGCAATACCTGCTCTTCAAATAATGGAAACTTAGAATCTTCATCATCAGATTCTGAAGAGGCCAGTCAACAATCAGATGGGAGAGATACTTCAATCTGCGTTCAAAATGGTTTCTCTGAGTGTCAGGTGAAGGGAATTGATAAAAAAGAGGATGTCAATGGAAGCGTTGCTTTGGAAAGCGAGGCATTGTTTGGACATTCACCTGATGGGAGAGATTCTTCAGTCTGCATTCAAGATGGCTTCTCCGAGTGTCAGGTTAAAGGAATCGAAAAAAAACAGGATGTCAATGGGGAGGTTGCTTTGGAATACCAGGCATTGTTTGGGCATTCACCAGACTGTAGAGGTAACAAAGTTTCTGGAAATCCACTGACAACTGTTGCAATTTCAGATAATGAAAAATCGACTGCTGTTATGAGTTCTCAACATCAAGGCACGTTTACATCAGTCCATAACCAACCTATACAGTTCCCAGTATATCAAGCTCCTTCAACCATGGGTTACTACCATCAGAACCCCGTTTCTTGGTCAGCAACACCAGCCAATGGATTAATGCCTTTCCCTCCAAACCCCTATTTTTATACTGGCCCTCTTGGCTATGATTTAAATGGGAACTCACGTTTATGCATGCCATATGGCACTCTGCAGCATTTTGCTACCCCTCTGTTTAATCCTGGCCCCGTTCCGGTCTATCAGCCAGTTTCAAAGGCCAATGGTTTGTATGCAGAGGATCAACTACAGATTCCGAAGCCGGTTACAAGGAAAGAAGATGCTTTTACCGAAGTTAATTCTGAGATGTTTGCCCCTGGCAGGCTGCATACGACTGAACAAGCAGCAAATGGAGAAGGTAGGCAAAATGATGTCTCTACCAAACCACACACAGAGGACACTAGCTTTTCCTTGTTCCATTTCGGTGGGCCGGTGGCTCTTTCAACTGCATGCAAATCCAATCCTGCCCCCCTGAAAGAAGAGATCGCCGGGGaattttcttctcaattttcaGCTTATCATGTCGAAAACGACCATGCTTGCAATAAAAAGGAGACCACTATCGAAGAGTACAGTTTGTTTGCGGCAAGTAACGGAATAAGGTTTTCATTCTTCTAA
- the LOC107922032 gene encoding uncharacterized protein produces MGSLLVPSPLLLPSLSRSFLPKLQSQPQHISPRISLCNQYPFRLSFQSSFPRKSLCSHRSLAGAFNTSSEGTVSVINIEDFNEKDWSFLDSEELNSEQAKRNIDRITSAGEISESSRVLVSVGSEGFVDHLVESSNTQLLLVVHDSIFFLAGIKEQYDEVKCWQGELIYVPEKWTPFDVIFLYFLPALPFELDQIFAALAKRCSSGARVVISHPQGREVLEQQRKEFPDIVNGNLPDKTTLQKVAADHSFEMTEFVDEPGFYLAVLKFSEAN; encoded by the exons ATGGGGTCACTTCTAGTACCTTCCCCCCTACTTCTTCCGTCACTTTCCCGTAGCTTCCTTCCTAAACTCCAATCTCAGCCTCAACATATTAGCCCTCGCATTTCCCTATGTAATCAATACCCTTTTCGCCTTTCATTTCAATCCAGTTTTCCTCGTAAGTCACTATGCAGTCATCGGTCATTAGCAGGGGCTTTTAATACTTCAAGCGAGGGGACGGTGTCGGTTATCAATATCGAAGATTTTAATGAAAAAGATTGGTCATTTCTTGATTCGGAAGAGTTAAATTCCGAGCAAGCTAAACGAAATATCGACCGCATTACATCTGCCGGAGAAATATCGGAGTCGTCAAGGGTTCTAGTTTCGGTCGGTTCGGAAGGATTTGTGGATCATTTAGTTGAATCATCAAATACCCAATTGTTGCTTGTAGTCCATGATTCTATATTTTTCTTAGCTGGGATTAAGGAGCAATACGATGAGGTTAAGTGTTGGCAAGGAGAATTGATTTATGTGCCGGAAAAATGGACACCATTTGATGTCATATTTCTCTATTTTCTGCCTGCTTTGCCATTCGAACTTGACCAAATATTTGCGGCGCTGGCGAAACGTTGTTCATCAG GTGCAAGAGTGGTGATTAGCCATCCCCAAGGGAGGGAAGTGCTAGAGCAGCAACGGAAAGAGTTTCCCGACATTGTAAACGGAAACTTGCCCGACAAAACCACGTTACAGAAAGTTGCAGCTGACCATTCCTTTGAGATGACTGAATTTGTTGATGAGCCTGGATTTTACCTAGCTGTTTTGAAGTTTAGCGAGGCaaattag